In a genomic window of Flavobacterium crassostreae:
- the rimP gene encoding ribosome assembly cofactor RimP: MTFKEKVSKLLTEGLSDKPSLFLIDCTITEAFKVIVAIDGDHGVALQDCIDLSRFVENNLDREEQDFSLEVASVGVGSPLKLVRQYKKNVGRTLILKTATENIEAELVEANDDFVILSWKAREPKKIGKGKETVQKRLEVPYADIKEAIVTVTF, translated from the coding sequence ATGACATTTAAAGAAAAAGTAAGTAAATTGTTGACAGAAGGTCTTTCGGATAAGCCATCGCTTTTCCTGATTGACTGTACTATTACAGAAGCCTTTAAGGTTATTGTAGCAATTGATGGGGATCACGGTGTTGCATTGCAAGATTGTATTGATTTGAGTCGTTTTGTTGAGAATAATTTAGATAGAGAAGAGCAAGATTTCTCTCTCGAAGTGGCTTCAGTAGGGGTAGGTTCGCCTTTAAAATTGGTCAGACAATACAAGAAAAACGTAGGTAGAACGCTGATTTTGAAAACGGCTACAGAAAATATAGAGGCAGAATTAGTAGAAGCTAATGATGATTTTGTAATTTTGTCATGGAAAGCTAGAGAACCAAAAAAAATTGGTAAAGGAAAAGAAACCGTTCAAAAGCGACTTGAAGTTCCTTACGCAGATATTAAAGAAGCAATTGTTACAGTAACATTTTAA
- a CDS encoding c-type cytochrome, which translates to MKKVGNHNSISRKLLFSFTVMLTFSLTSFAQDAVSAEATEAPVATQSADPVKGKELFNSNCAACHKLDAKSTGPALRGIASKHEMAWLYKWIHNSSEMIKSGDPVAVKLFEENNKAVMTGFPQLSTDDIDNIIAYTSEEKAQAPAPLPGAVVAGATDQGGISNTIILGALALVMMMLVVMLFLVNKVLTKVAKANGIVVADKAASTPIWKAFAKNQFLVLVTSILLLLASAYFVYGFLMQVGVDQNYEPIQPIHYSHKIHAGDNEINCKYCHSAARVSKNAGIPSLNVCMNCHKNISEVAETTATPEYSKAFYDEQIQKLYTAVGWDKTTQSYTGKTQPVKWVRIHNLPDFVYFNHSQHVTVAGIECQTCHGPVETYEIQKQFAPLTMGWCIDCHRKTDVKMEGNAYYTKIHEELSKKYGVDKLTAAQMGGLECGKCHY; encoded by the coding sequence ATGAAAAAGGTGGGTAACCATAATTCGATCTCAAGGAAACTATTGTTCAGCTTTACTGTAATGCTAACGTTTTCCTTAACTTCATTTGCGCAAGATGCTGTTTCAGCAGAGGCAACTGAAGCTCCTGTAGCTACGCAAAGTGCTGATCCTGTTAAAGGGAAGGAACTTTTTAATTCAAACTGTGCTGCTTGTCATAAGTTGGATGCTAAATCAACTGGGCCTGCTCTTAGGGGTATTGCTAGTAAACATGAGATGGCTTGGCTTTATAAGTGGATACACAACAGTTCTGAAATGATTAAATCTGGGGATCCAGTGGCTGTGAAGCTTTTTGAAGAAAACAACAAGGCAGTAATGACTGGTTTTCCTCAATTATCTACCGATGATATAGACAATATCATAGCGTATACCTCTGAGGAGAAAGCGCAGGCTCCTGCGCCATTGCCTGGTGCTGTTGTTGCAGGTGCTACGGATCAAGGTGGGATTTCTAATACTATTATATTAGGAGCTTTGGCTTTGGTAATGATGATGTTGGTAGTGATGTTGTTTTTGGTAAATAAAGTATTGACTAAGGTTGCAAAGGCTAATGGTATTGTTGTGGCCGATAAGGCTGCTAGTACTCCAATATGGAAGGCATTTGCTAAAAACCAGTTTTTAGTTTTAGTGACTTCTATACTGTTGTTGTTGGCTAGTGCTTATTTTGTTTATGGGTTTTTAATGCAAGTGGGTGTGGATCAAAATTATGAGCCAATACAGCCAATACATTACTCGCACAAGATACATGCTGGGGATAATGAAATTAACTGTAAATATTGTCACTCTGCTGCTAGGGTTAGTAAAAATGCGGGTATTCCTTCATTGAATGTGTGTATGAACTGTCATAAAAACATTTCGGAGGTTGCTGAAACCACTGCTACTCCAGAATACAGCAAAGCTTTTTATGATGAGCAAATACAAAAATTATATACCGCAGTTGGTTGGGATAAAACAACGCAATCGTATACAGGAAAAACACAGCCAGTAAAATGGGTGCGTATACATAACTTGCCAGATTTTGTATATTTTAATCACTCACAACACGTAACTGTAGCGGGAATTGAATGTCAGACTTGTCATGGTCCAGTTGAAACCTATGAGATACAAAAGCAGTTTGCTCCTTTAACAATGGGTTGGTGTATTGATTGTCATAGAAAAACGGATGTTAAGATGGAGGGAAATGCATATTACACCAAAATTCACGAAGAGCTTTCTAAAAAATACGGTGTAGATAAATTGACTGCAGCGCAAATGGGAGGTTTAGAATGTGGTAAGTGCCATTACTAA
- the infB gene encoding translation initiation factor IF-2 produces the protein MSEERIIRINKVLRELNISLERAVDYLKDKGIAIEANPNTKISDDVYNVLCGQFAGDRGKKEASKEVGEEKRKEKEALRVEREKEIEEKRKQDEENLKQQQEVIKARAVVTGPVQVGKIDLNPKKPTPVKAKAEKVTEAPEAVVSAEKPAPKESVQEKPVSDTKEVKPVVEVKEVNKEQKVVAPKQTVAKEAVKPVAPVAAQTLKVDEAPKVAESTEPAEEAIATQYQKLSGTKLTGQTIDLSQFNKPKKKKEEPKITPNKPGAVGANNANKNKRKRIAPKPGTPRPPGTPNPNKITPNTGGGGYNANRSSRPGFVKGNRPAIVAKVEPTEEEVKNQIRETLEKLQGKKGGKSKAAKYRRDKRDTHRQKSDEEQKALDEGSKTIKVTEFVTVGEIAIMMDVPITKVIGTCMSLGIMVTMNQRLDAETLTIVADEFGYEVEFITVDIEEAIAVVEDKEEDLVFRAPIVTVMGHVDHGKTSLLDYIRKENVIAGESGGITQHIGAYGVTLDNGQKIAFLDTPGHEAFTAMRARGAQVTDIAIIVIAADDDIMPQTKEAISHAQAAGVPIIFAINKVDKPNANPEKIKEKLASMNLLVEDWGGKFQSHDISAKIGTGVKDLLEKVLLEAEVLDLKANPNKAAQGTVVEAFLDKGKGYVSTILVQHGTLKIGDYMLAGKHHGKIKAMHDERGNSVLEAGPSTPVSVLGLDGAATAGDKFNIFEDEKEAKQIAAKRSQLMREQSVRTQRHITLDEIGRRIALGQFKELNVILKGDVDGSVEALSDSFSKLSTEEIQINIIHKGVGAITETDVMLASASDAIIIGFNVRPAGNARQLADKEEIDIRYYSIIYAAIDDLKDAMEGMLAPEMKEEVLGTAEIREIFKISKVGSIAGCMVMDGKIARNAKIRVIREGVVVHSGELVALKRFKDDVKEVAKGYDCGIQIKGYNDIEERDVIEAYHEVAIKKKLK, from the coding sequence ATGTCTGAAGAGAGAATTATTAGAATAAACAAAGTTTTAAGGGAATTGAATATTTCTTTGGAAAGAGCTGTGGATTATCTAAAAGATAAAGGGATTGCTATTGAAGCTAATCCAAACACAAAAATTTCTGATGATGTATACAATGTTCTGTGCGGTCAATTTGCAGGTGACAGAGGGAAAAAAGAAGCTTCAAAAGAAGTAGGAGAAGAGAAAAGGAAAGAAAAAGAAGCTTTGCGTGTGGAGCGAGAGAAAGAAATAGAGGAGAAACGCAAGCAAGACGAAGAAAACCTAAAACAACAGCAAGAAGTTATTAAGGCTAGAGCCGTTGTAACTGGCCCTGTACAGGTTGGTAAAATAGATCTCAATCCCAAAAAACCAACACCAGTCAAAGCAAAAGCTGAAAAAGTTACTGAAGCTCCAGAAGCTGTAGTTTCCGCTGAAAAACCAGCTCCAAAAGAGTCGGTGCAGGAAAAGCCTGTTTCAGATACAAAAGAAGTAAAACCTGTTGTGGAAGTTAAAGAAGTAAATAAAGAGCAAAAAGTTGTAGCTCCAAAGCAAACAGTAGCAAAAGAGGCTGTTAAGCCAGTTGCTCCAGTTGCGGCACAAACTCTTAAAGTTGATGAAGCTCCTAAAGTAGCAGAATCTACGGAGCCCGCTGAAGAAGCTATAGCTACGCAATACCAAAAATTATCAGGGACTAAACTCACTGGGCAAACTATTGACTTATCGCAATTCAATAAGCCTAAAAAGAAAAAGGAAGAACCAAAGATTACGCCTAATAAGCCAGGTGCTGTTGGGGCAAATAACGCCAACAAAAATAAGCGTAAAAGAATAGCTCCAAAGCCCGGTACTCCTAGACCCCCTGGTACTCCTAATCCAAATAAAATTACGCCAAATACTGGAGGTGGTGGATATAATGCCAACAGAAGCTCTAGACCTGGATTTGTAAAAGGAAACAGGCCTGCTATTGTTGCCAAAGTGGAACCTACCGAAGAAGAGGTTAAAAATCAAATACGCGAAACTTTAGAAAAACTACAAGGTAAAAAAGGTGGAAAATCTAAAGCAGCTAAATACAGAAGAGACAAAAGAGATACCCATCGTCAGAAATCAGATGAGGAACAAAAAGCATTGGATGAAGGAAGTAAAACGATAAAAGTTACTGAATTTGTTACTGTTGGTGAAATAGCCATTATGATGGATGTGCCAATTACAAAAGTTATTGGAACGTGTATGTCTCTTGGAATCATGGTAACCATGAACCAGCGTCTAGATGCAGAAACACTAACTATTGTTGCGGATGAATTTGGTTATGAAGTAGAATTCATCACCGTAGATATTGAAGAAGCAATTGCGGTTGTTGAAGACAAAGAAGAAGATTTAGTATTCCGAGCGCCAATTGTTACTGTAATGGGTCACGTAGATCACGGTAAAACCTCTTTATTGGATTATATCCGTAAAGAAAACGTTATTGCTGGAGAGTCTGGAGGAATTACACAGCATATTGGAGCCTACGGCGTAACGCTAGATAATGGGCAAAAAATTGCCTTTTTGGATACGCCAGGTCACGAAGCCTTTACGGCAATGCGTGCGCGTGGAGCTCAAGTTACAGATATTGCAATTATTGTGATTGCGGCAGATGATGATATCATGCCACAAACCAAAGAGGCCATTAGCCATGCGCAAGCAGCTGGTGTGCCAATTATATTTGCAATCAATAAAGTAGATAAGCCAAATGCAAATCCAGAAAAAATCAAAGAAAAATTAGCAAGTATGAATTTACTTGTTGAGGACTGGGGTGGAAAATTCCAATCGCATGATATTTCTGCTAAAATTGGAACCGGAGTAAAAGATTTATTAGAAAAAGTACTTTTGGAAGCAGAGGTCTTGGATCTAAAAGCTAATCCAAACAAAGCAGCACAGGGAACTGTAGTAGAGGCTTTCTTGGACAAAGGGAAAGGATATGTGTCTACTATTTTGGTACAACACGGTACGCTTAAAATTGGTGATTACATGCTAGCGGGTAAGCATCACGGAAAAATTAAAGCCATGCATGATGAGCGAGGGAATTCTGTTTTAGAAGCGGGACCATCTACGCCAGTATCGGTTTTAGGTTTGGACGGTGCTGCTACAGCAGGAGATAAATTTAATATTTTTGAAGACGAAAAAGAAGCCAAACAAATTGCTGCAAAACGTTCGCAATTGATGCGTGAACAATCGGTACGTACGCAGCGTCACATTACACTTGACGAGATTGGACGCCGTATTGCTCTTGGTCAATTTAAAGAGTTGAATGTAATCCTTAAAGGAGATGTGGATGGTTCTGTAGAGGCGTTGTCTGATTCGTTCTCTAAATTATCTACCGAAGAAATTCAAATTAACATTATACATAAAGGAGTTGGAGCAATTACAGAAACAGATGTAATGTTGGCCTCTGCTTCGGATGCTATCATTATCGGATTTAATGTTCGTCCTGCAGGAAATGCAAGACAATTAGCAGACAAAGAAGAAATCGATATCCGTTACTACTCTATTATCTATGCAGCAATTGATGACCTGAAAGACGCCATGGAAGGAATGTTAGCTCCGGAGATGAAAGAAGAAGTTTTAGGTACTGCAGAAATTAGAGAGATATTTAAAATTTCTAAAGTAGGTTCTATTGCTGGTTGTATGGTAATGGATGGTAAGATTGCCAGAAATGCCAAAATTAGAGTGATTAGAGAAGGTGTTGTGGTTCATTCTGGAGAGTTAGTGGCCTTGAAACGTTTTAAAGACGATGTTAAGGAAGTAGCTAAAGGATATGACTGTGGTATCCAGATTAAAGGGTACAATGATATTGAAGAAAGAGATGTTATAGAAGCCTACCATGAGGTAGCTATTAAAAAGAAATTAAAATAA
- a CDS encoding SPOR domain-containing protein, translating to MKNIPIKTTLFVSFLFCVSHTTLQAQDQNTSIRQDAKFTQLLNEKRKINPTIAANERYKIQVFSGDSEKAKKALYECKQQFSELDGTIVFNTPNYKVWIGNFRTRIETERNMLEIKKKYPNAFLIKPQK from the coding sequence ATGAAAAACATACCCATTAAAACCACCTTATTTGTATCCTTTCTATTTTGCGTAAGCCATACCACCTTACAAGCTCAGGACCAAAATACTAGCATTCGTCAAGACGCAAAATTCACACAATTATTAAACGAAAAAAGAAAGATAAACCCAACAATAGCAGCAAACGAGCGATACAAAATCCAAGTATTTAGTGGCGACAGCGAAAAAGCAAAAAAAGCACTCTATGAATGCAAACAGCAATTTAGCGAGCTAGATGGCACCATCGTATTCAACACCCCAAATTATAAAGTCTGGATAGGAAACTTTAGAACCAGAATAGAAACCGAAAGAAACATGTTAGAAATAAAAAAGAAATACCCCAATGCCTTTTTGATCAAACCTCAAAAATAA
- the nusA gene encoding transcription termination factor NusA: MENLALIDSFSEFKDDKLIDRVTLMAILEDVFRNALKKKYGSDDNFDIIINPDKGDMEIWRRRVIVADEDLDFENEEITLTEARKIEADFEIGEEVSEEVKLIDLGRRAILALRQNLISKIHEHDNTNLYKHFKDLIGEIYTAEVHHVRPRVVILVDDEGNEIVLPKEKQIPSDFFRKGDNVRGIIESVELKGNKPQIIMSRTSEKFLEKLFEQEIPEVFDGLIMVKNVVRIPGEKAKVAVETYDDRIDPVGACVGMKGSRIHGIVRELGNENIDVINFTSNIQLFITRALSPAKVSSIKINEETKRADVFLKLEEVSKAIGRGGHNIRLAGLLTGYELDVIREGDVAGATADEDDVELTEFSDEIEEWVIAEFAKIGLDTAKSILKQEVEDLVRRTDLEEETILDVMRILKEEFDS; the protein is encoded by the coding sequence ATGGAAAATTTAGCATTAATCGATTCATTCTCAGAGTTTAAAGATGATAAACTCATTGATCGTGTAACGCTTATGGCAATTTTAGAGGATGTATTTAGAAATGCATTAAAGAAAAAATACGGTTCAGACGACAATTTCGATATTATTATAAATCCGGATAAAGGAGATATGGAAATTTGGAGAAGAAGAGTAATTGTTGCGGACGAAGATTTAGATTTTGAAAACGAAGAAATTACTCTAACAGAAGCAAGAAAAATTGAAGCGGATTTTGAAATTGGCGAAGAGGTTTCTGAAGAAGTAAAATTAATTGATTTAGGAAGAAGAGCAATTTTGGCATTACGTCAAAATCTTATTTCTAAAATACATGAACATGATAATACCAACCTTTATAAACATTTTAAAGATTTAATTGGCGAAATTTATACCGCAGAAGTGCATCATGTACGTCCAAGAGTTGTAATTTTGGTGGATGATGAAGGAAATGAGATTGTTTTGCCAAAAGAAAAACAAATTCCTTCGGATTTTTTCCGCAAGGGAGACAATGTACGTGGAATCATAGAGAGTGTAGAATTAAAAGGCAATAAACCTCAAATTATTATGTCTAGAACTTCGGAGAAGTTTTTGGAAAAATTATTTGAGCAAGAAATTCCAGAAGTTTTTGATGGTTTAATTATGGTCAAAAACGTGGTAAGAATACCAGGCGAAAAAGCAAAAGTAGCCGTAGAGACTTATGATGACAGAATAGATCCTGTAGGTGCTTGTGTAGGTATGAAAGGATCCCGTATTCATGGTATTGTCCGTGAATTAGGAAATGAAAATATAGACGTTATTAATTTTACTAGTAACATTCAATTGTTTATCACTCGAGCTTTAAGCCCTGCAAAAGTGTCTTCGATTAAAATTAACGAAGAAACCAAAAGAGCAGATGTTTTCTTGAAGTTAGAAGAGGTTTCCAAAGCAATTGGTAGAGGTGGACATAACATTAGATTAGCAGGTCTTTTGACTGGTTATGAATTGGACGTAATACGCGAAGGCGATGTTGCAGGTGCAACCGCAGATGAAGACGATGTTGAGTTGACAGAGTTTTCGGACGAAATAGAAGAATGGGTTATTGCTGAATTTGCAAAAATTGGTTTAGATACAGCAAAAAGTATCCTAAAGCAAGAGGTAGAAGATTTAGTAAGAAGAACAGACCTAGAAGAGGAAACAATTCTAGATGTAATGAGAATATTGAAGGAAGAATTTGATAGTTAA
- a CDS encoding TAT-variant-translocated molybdopterin oxidoreductase — MSSNKKYWKSVEELENGSIVETLKNNEFVEAIPTDEFLGNESALSSSSTSRRDFLKYVGFSTAAATLAACEGPVNKSIPYVLQPEQIIPGVADYYATSVFDGFDFANLLVKTREGRPIKIDNNTISGAKFAANARVHASILSLYDNMRLKEPKMQGKPATWSVVDAKIKSSLADAKSKNAQVVLLTNTLASPSTEKLISEFIALNPTAKHVVYDAVSSSEALDAFEAVYGERALVDYDFSKASLIVSVGADFLGDWQGGGFDSGYAKGRIPKNGKMSRHFQIEANMTLSGAAADKRLAMSVANQKQALVHLYNLVTGSAVPVSLDAKFKNEVTKAGQQLKAAGANGVLVSGIQDKNAQLLVLAINQALASTAFSTSGTRQIRKGSNEKVAQLIKDMQAGSVHTLIMSGVNPVYTLADSASFVAGLKKVTTSVAFSIKEDETALLSTVAAAVPHYLESWGDLSLTKGTYSLTQPTIRPLFDTKQFQDVLLSLNGNTSDFYGYIKANSAGVISGTTWNKVLHDGVLVSGSQGLSAANVDYATAAATLSKSKSAKGLELVLYTKTGLGDGQQANNPWLQEFPDPITRTSWDNYVTVSNADAKEMGLSNEIVANGGLNGSYVTLTSANGVTLENVPVIVQPGQAVGTVGLALGYGRKAALKEEMMVGVNAYALYKDFNELQAVTLEKASGEHEFACVQGQKTLMGRGDIIKETTLEIFNTQDAKVWNEVPMVSLNHEEVEATTVDLWDSFDRSIGHHFNLSIDLNACTGCGACVIACHAENNVPVVGKSEVRRSRDMHWLRIDRYYSSESTFEGDNERKENIAGLSSSLSTFNEMEKAGDNPQVSFQPVMCQHCNHAPCETVCPVAATSHSRQGQNHMAYNRCVGTRYCANNCPYKVRRFNWFLYNKNSEFDYHMNDDLGRMVLNPDVNVRSRGVMEKCSMCIQMTQATILKAKREGRSIVDGEFQTACSNACSTGAMVFGDVNDTESQVTKLAADDRMYHLLEHVGTKPNVIYHVKVRNT, encoded by the coding sequence ATGTCATCAAACAAAAAATACTGGAAAAGTGTTGAAGAACTTGAAAATGGTTCTATTGTTGAGACGCTTAAAAATAACGAATTTGTTGAAGCTATTCCTACGGATGAATTTTTAGGAAATGAGAGTGCCTTGTCATCCTCTTCAACATCACGTCGCGATTTTTTAAAGTACGTAGGGTTTAGTACTGCGGCAGCTACTCTTGCTGCGTGCGAAGGACCTGTTAACAAGTCGATACCTTATGTATTACAACCAGAACAAATCATTCCTGGAGTTGCGGATTATTATGCAACTTCGGTATTTGATGGTTTTGATTTTGCAAATCTTCTTGTTAAAACACGTGAAGGGCGTCCTATTAAAATAGATAATAATACTATTTCAGGAGCAAAATTTGCTGCTAATGCTAGAGTTCATGCGTCTATATTGTCTTTATATGATAATATGCGTTTGAAAGAGCCAAAGATGCAAGGGAAACCAGCAACATGGTCTGTAGTGGATGCAAAAATTAAATCCAGTTTAGCGGATGCTAAATCAAAAAATGCTCAAGTAGTTTTATTAACCAATACTTTGGCTAGTCCTTCTACTGAAAAGTTGATTTCTGAATTTATTGCCTTGAATCCTACTGCTAAGCATGTAGTGTATGATGCAGTTTCTTCTTCAGAAGCTTTAGATGCTTTTGAAGCAGTTTATGGAGAGAGAGCTTTAGTGGATTATGATTTTTCAAAAGCATCTCTGATTGTTTCTGTAGGAGCGGATTTTCTTGGAGATTGGCAAGGAGGAGGCTTTGACTCTGGATATGCAAAAGGTAGGATTCCTAAAAACGGAAAAATGTCTAGACACTTTCAGATTGAAGCTAATATGACTTTGTCTGGAGCTGCTGCGGATAAGCGTTTAGCTATGTCTGTTGCAAATCAAAAACAAGCCTTAGTACATTTATACAATTTAGTTACTGGTTCTGCGGTTCCAGTTAGTTTAGATGCTAAATTTAAAAACGAAGTTACCAAAGCTGGCCAACAATTGAAAGCTGCTGGGGCAAATGGAGTTTTAGTTTCGGGTATTCAAGATAAAAACGCACAATTATTAGTTTTAGCTATCAATCAAGCCTTGGCTAGTACTGCTTTTAGTACTTCTGGTACGAGACAGATTAGAAAAGGATCTAATGAAAAAGTGGCACAATTAATTAAAGATATGCAAGCTGGTAGCGTACATACTTTAATCATGAGCGGTGTTAATCCAGTGTATACACTGGCTGATTCAGCATCTTTTGTTGCGGGTCTTAAAAAAGTTACTACTTCTGTAGCTTTTTCTATAAAAGAAGACGAAACAGCTTTGTTGAGTACTGTAGCTGCAGCTGTACCGCATTATTTAGAGTCTTGGGGTGATTTAAGTCTTACTAAAGGCACGTATAGTTTGACGCAGCCTACAATAAGACCTTTGTTTGATACTAAGCAATTTCAAGACGTATTATTGTCTTTAAATGGTAATACAAGTGATTTCTACGGGTATATCAAAGCAAATTCTGCTGGTGTTATCTCAGGAACAACTTGGAATAAAGTGCTTCATGATGGTGTTTTAGTGTCTGGATCACAGGGGTTATCAGCTGCGAATGTAGATTACGCTACTGCTGCTGCAACATTATCTAAATCTAAATCTGCTAAGGGGTTAGAATTGGTATTGTACACCAAAACTGGATTAGGAGACGGGCAACAAGCAAACAATCCTTGGTTGCAAGAATTTCCAGATCCAATTACAAGGACTTCGTGGGATAATTATGTTACTGTTTCTAATGCAGATGCAAAAGAAATGGGATTGTCTAATGAGATTGTAGCTAATGGTGGTCTTAACGGAAGCTATGTTACTTTGACTTCTGCTAATGGAGTTACGCTAGAGAATGTTCCTGTAATTGTTCAGCCAGGACAAGCTGTAGGGACCGTTGGTTTAGCATTAGGGTACGGTCGTAAGGCAGCTCTTAAAGAAGAAATGATGGTAGGTGTTAATGCTTACGCTTTATATAAAGATTTTAATGAATTGCAAGCAGTTACTTTAGAAAAAGCTTCTGGAGAACATGAATTTGCTTGTGTTCAAGGTCAAAAAACCTTAATGGGTAGAGGGGATATCATTAAAGAGACTACTTTAGAGATATTCAATACTCAAGACGCTAAGGTTTGGAATGAAGTTCCAATGGTGTCTTTGAACCACGAAGAAGTAGAGGCTACTACGGTTGATTTATGGGATTCGTTTGATCGTTCTATAGGTCATCACTTTAATTTATCGATTGACCTAAATGCCTGTACAGGTTGTGGTGCTTGTGTTATCGCTTGTCATGCCGAAAATAATGTTCCTGTAGTTGGTAAATCCGAAGTAAGAAGAAGTCGTGATATGCACTGGTTGCGTATTGATAGATACTATTCTTCTGAAAGTACTTTTGAAGGAGATAACGAAAGAAAAGAAAACATCGCTGGATTGTCTAGCTCTTTGTCTACTTTTAACGAAATGGAAAAAGCAGGAGATAATCCTCAAGTTTCTTTCCAACCGGTAATGTGTCAGCATTGTAATCATGCTCCTTGTGAGACTGTTTGTCCAGTAGCTGCAACTTCACACAGCCGTCAAGGTCAAAATCACATGGCTTACAATAGATGTGTAGGTACGCGTTATTGTGCAAACAACTGTCCTTATAAAGTGCGTCGTTTTAACTGGTTCTTGTATAACAAAAACAGTGAATTTGACTACCACATGAATGATGATTTAGGACGTATGGTATTAAATCCAGATGTAAACGTTCGTTCTCGAGGTGTAATGGAAAAATGTTCTATGTGTATTCAGATGACACAAGCTACCATTTTAAAAGCAAAAAGAGAAGGCAGGTCTATTGTTGATGGAGAATTTCAAACTGCATGTTCAAATGCTTGTTCTACTGGAGCAATGGTTTTTGGAGATGTTAACGATACAGAAAGCCAAGTAACAAAATTAGCAGCCGATGATAGAATGTATCATTTGTTGGAGCATGTTGGAACAAAGCCTAATGTGATTTATCATGTTAAAGTTAGAAATACCTAG
- the nrfD gene encoding NrfD/PsrC family molybdoenzyme membrane anchor subunit, with protein sequence MSSHYEATIRKPLVIGDKSYHDVTVDIAAPVEGKANKHWWIVFSIALAAFLWGIGCIIYTISTGIGTWGLNKTVGWAWDITNFVWWVGIGHAGTLISAVLLLFRQRWRMAINRSAEAMTIFSVVQAGLFPIIHMGRPWLAYWVLPIPNQFGSLWVNFNSPLLWDVFAISTYLSVSLVFWWTGLLPDFAMLRDRAITPFNKRIYSILSFGWSGRAKDWQRFEEVSLVLAGLATPLVLSVHTIVSMDFATSVIPGWHTTIFPPYFVAGAVFSGFAMVNTLLIIMRKVSNLEAYITLQHIELMNIVIMITGSIVGVAYITELFIAWYSGVEYEQYAFLNRATGPYWWAYWSMMTCNVFSPQFMWSKKLRTSIMFSFVISIVVNIGMWFERFVIIVTSLHRDYLPSSWTMFSPTFVDIGIFIGTIGFFFVLFLLYSRTFPVIAQAEVKTILKGTGDNYKREREANKDSHHE encoded by the coding sequence ATGTCGTCTCACTACGAAGCAACCATTAGAAAACCTTTAGTTATAGGTGATAAATCTTATCACGACGTAACAGTAGATATAGCTGCGCCTGTTGAAGGAAAAGCAAATAAACATTGGTGGATTGTGTTTTCAATCGCACTAGCTGCTTTCCTTTGGGGAATTGGCTGTATTATTTATACCATATCTACAGGTATAGGAACTTGGGGATTAAACAAAACTGTTGGATGGGCCTGGGATATCACAAACTTTGTTTGGTGGGTAGGTATCGGTCACGCAGGAACACTAATTTCAGCGGTTCTATTATTATTCCGTCAAAGATGGAGAATGGCAATTAACCGTTCTGCCGAAGCAATGACAATTTTCTCAGTAGTACAAGCGGGTTTGTTCCCAATCATACACATGGGACGTCCTTGGTTGGCTTACTGGGTGTTGCCAATTCCAAATCAATTTGGCTCTTTATGGGTAAACTTTAACTCCCCATTACTTTGGGATGTATTTGCAATTTCAACCTATTTATCCGTTTCATTAGTTTTCTGGTGGACTGGTTTATTACCTGATTTTGCAATGCTTAGAGATAGAGCTATCACCCCATTTAATAAACGAATTTACTCTATACTTAGTTTTGGTTGGAGTGGACGCGCTAAAGACTGGCAGCGATTTGAAGAAGTATCTTTAGTGCTTGCAGGTCTTGCAACACCGCTGGTACTTTCAGTACATACTATTGTATCGATGGACTTTGCTACTTCAGTTATTCCTGGATGGCATACTACAATTTTCCCTCCGTATTTTGTTGCTGGTGCTGTATTTTCAGGATTTGCAATGGTAAATACCTTACTTATTATTATGAGAAAGGTGTCTAATCTAGAAGCTTATATTACATTGCAACATATTGAATTGATGAACATAGTAATTATGATCACGGGTTCTATTGTTGGAGTTGCTTATATTACTGAATTATTTATAGCTTGGTATTCTGGAGTAGAATATGAGCAATATGCTTTCTTAAACAGAGCAACAGGGCCTTATTGGTGGGCATATTGGTCGATGATGACTTGTAATGTTTTTTCTCCACAATTTATGTGGTCTAAAAAATTACGTACCAGTATTATGTTTTCGTTCGTTATCTCGATTGTGGTAAACATCGGTATGTGGTTTGAACGATTTGTAATTATTGTTACCTCATTACATAGAGATTACTTACCATCTTCATGGACAATGTTTTCACCAACATTTGTAGATATTGGTATTTTTATAGGAACAATTGGTTTCTTCTTTGTGTTGTTTTTATTGTACTCTAGAACATTCCCTGTTATAGCTCAGGCAGAGGTAAAAACAATATTGAAAGGGACAGGAGATAATTATAAAAGAGAAAGAGAAGCAAATAAAGATTCACATCATGAATAA